A window of the Tachysurus fulvidraco isolate hzauxx_2018 chromosome 6, HZAU_PFXX_2.0, whole genome shotgun sequence genome harbors these coding sequences:
- the cfap65 gene encoding cilia- and flagella-associated protein 65 isoform X3: protein MGFRTDMACMESWSNRSDSSTCCIVEKSMEKMVSGQQRFKGSPRKSSRHSCFLGVETLPEMVWEGWELGKEYTKALNLKNVNEKLQKLRFRPPESKVFTTLFPQTITISPGMSFSLPITFHSLHECEYSDSIEFQCKEGTFKVNLRAVMLHHSLELPDSVQLPLCAVHHSTNTSFLFCNASKLQTCFQWVVEPPFHLSPASGVLEPGQQRRVSVTFKPQQALVYQREATCTFGKEGENTCTMLLKGLAKYPYLQIKSLGQEEGGRLLQFGSVAIGSCLEKHFEIYNPSSVLTSFSLTHVKRPALMESVFQCDVQEGQVSPCSVLKVSVRFTPLTVDSTSVDYFRLSCPGGNSTDVLEVTGSCIGPVVTLSSSVVDFGCVEEGEEAMHIIHIINSSTVQAYYQFDLDPSNHSVFTLDQPIGTLPAKESILLRLSFRPHHPIAYHKRAVCLILHREPLLLDLIGTCHSEQLKPAILQPRHLHVYRKNLLRGLTCYPPDILSAMLAEHKLQQDESGALLFQKDSSEDTALSRPPLSLGTMMEEYFHMNLTDKTREHPDVNGNPECFPLAHVTVEPSELLFYSGPSSQSVTLTNHTKGELSLLWTPVPDSPFSITPLTCDLRPLKSTDFIVTYAPKQHNVYHVAQLECFTLYKILQDYQQTEDRTLCPPWCLTVRVTAHSFQPGNEHFIPCFSLQPSLVMFPALNLVSYRSVLLQNTGNLPLIFNLTTKDFPGVSVLPPSGLVSPGSHQILILRSTPAEDNPSSVPLTLQLNASPKHSQELSMVCVAERPRITLDGDGSLFFRPTALGSCSKASLSIKNFSRVALHFHWRICESDRRVLSVQPHAGVLQPNESQVQTWSFTPVEEITYNMKPSLIFWPIQNPEYKRSRLSLKVVGLSTKGSIQAGHSFLDLGEVLVGSCKSFEVPLLNPSPCAVSFSLSVQQNISAPDIPEGSLEDPLALHLERVTGTIPAQCQLLIRSTVRPIRRGRYRWTICYKILNASGLVAGDSCSLCQVEAEGVYPTLEVTDARSSGSMEGLSKLYLWKLFCLHDLNTYLLSEPGPAELTYRVPTRHSFRRCPPVLTSAMLDFNFSAAPLGADPSNVLLMFENTGNILVEWTFLFPEDQQIELECWAESAELSPTELLQMKVQDSRMFSVSPRSGKLQPGQHRAVQFTYRHDFTGTYRLPVLLKLSHGREILLNFIGVTVEKDRPYLHFPSTRHVFAPVAIGGFNPPKQVYELYNGGAQLLSYRVDTLPLQELQEENFNHPVLQCLNPDGNVQPGCTATLEWIFSPLEAKTYSVDILIYVLAGDTVLVTFEGCGFDKRDSVPLHLHDGRLTVPCTQKLPLPGQMVFLSEERVSFGDIPVSSRSTRILFLTNSSHTDRVLYSWKLRDQDVKQAVQIHPVSGSLCAEESVCCILTISTSSSPTFYQQDLICEITKEADFACYQRDLQQWEEDKERKKHEFTITEKDLIQKKPQDKTTQGGKAAQLKNSTKTRKFKALPPIRSNSDTVKAEKKAQEEIGLRRPEPPHPTLLHLGVTARSHSLLEYQAQFSSQFSKHHVYRSVSSKLPQSGSTESNLFTSTMPPLTHGPERDLLIHTLTSVLRSLLDDPAFHQELQNTLNDPVPYFTQLRPASPSLPTTSTETPHANYSVCLTDSKPDTVAHSHTQSEGECEPQSCQELNPKLREQVQKSIRRSPEFGDLMEEILLNTLQNLMTEAFLGELVLTARPRSIALPPCSARRNSGRQSSGHLVCESGTDPHHTLGNNP from the exons ATGGGATTCAGAACAGACATGGCATGCATGGAAAG TTGGAGCAATAGGAGTGACAGTTCTACCTGCTGTATTGTTGAAAAATCTATGGAAAAAATG GTTTCTGGTCAACAACGATTCAAGGGGTCTCCAAGAAAATCATCCAGACACAGCTGTTTCTTAGGAGTGGAGACCTTGCCAGAGATGGTCTGGGAGGGCTGGGAGCTGGGAAAAGAATATACCAAGGCACTTAATCTGAAAAATGTGAATGAAAAACTTCAGAAACTCAGATTTAG ACCTCCAGAGTCCAAAGTCTTTACCACATTATTTCCGCAGACCATCACTATTAGTCCTGGGATGTCCTTTTCTCTGCCAATCACTTTCCATTCTCTTCATGAG TGTGAGTATTCAGACAGTATTGAATTCCAGTGTAAGGAAGGGACATTTAAAGTAAACCTGCGTGCAGTGATGCTACATCATTCATTGGAGCTTCCTGATTCAGTGCAGCTTCCGTTGTGTGCCGTCCATCACAGCACAAACACCAGCTTTCTCTTCTGCAATGCCAG TAAGCTGCAGACCTGTTTCCAGTGGGTGGTGGAGCCACCATTCCATCTCTCCCCAGCGAGTGGGGTTTTGGAGCCAGGACAGCAGCGCAGAGTCTCTGTAACTTTCAAACCACAGCAAGCACTGGTATACCAAAGAGAGGCCACCTGCACATTcgggaaggaaggagaaaacACATGCACAATGTTATTGAAAGGACTGG ccaagtACCCATACCTACAAATCAAGTCTCTTGGCCAGGAAGAAGGTGGTAGACTACTCCAATTTGGCAGTGTAGCAATTGGAAGCTgtttagaaaaacattttgagatCTACAACCCTTCTTCA GTGTTGACTTCCTTCTCTCTGACTCATGTGAAACGGCCGGCTCTTATGGagtctgtgttccagtgtgATGTGCAGGAAGGGCAAGTGTCTCCGTGCTCAGTACTGAAAGTGTCCGTTCGTTTTACTCCACTTACTGTGGACAGCACCAGCGTAGACTACTTCCGCCTCAGCTGCCCTGGGGGAAACAGCACAGATGTGCTTGAAGTCACCGGCTCATGTATAG GTCCAGTAGTTACTTTAAGCTCCTCTGTGGTGGATTTTGGCTGTGtggaagagggagaagaagccATGCATATTATTCATATCATAAACTCTTCTACTGTCCAGGCTTATTACCAATTTGACTTGGACCCTAGCAATCATAGTGTGTTCACACTTGACCAACCTATTGGGACTCTGCCAGCCAAGGAAAGCATCCTTCTGCGTTTAAGTTTCCGCCCCCATCATCCTATCGCCTATCACAAGAGAGCAGTGTGCCTTATACTGCACAGG gaaCCACTTTTGTTGGACTTGATTGGCACCTGTCACTCAGAACAGCTTAAGCCAGCCATCTTACAACCCAGACATCTGCATGTGTACAGAAAAAATCTGCTTCGTGGTCTAACCTGTTACCCTCCAGATATACTCAGTGCCATGCTGGCTGAGCATAAACTGCAACAGGATGAAAGTGGGGCATTATTATTTCAAAAG GACTCATCAGAGGACACCGCTTTGTCCAGGCCTCCTCTATCCCTAGGGACCATGATGGAAGAATATTTCCACATGAACTTGACAGATAAAACAAGAGAACATCCTGATGTGAATGGAAATCCTGAATGTTTCCCCCTGGCCCATGTCACAGTTGAGCCATCTGAACTGCTTTTTTACTCAGGGCCCTCATCTCAATCCGTCACCCTCACCAACCACACCAAAGGCGAACTCAGCCTGCTGTGGACCCCTGTTCCTGACTCACCCTTTTCCATCACCCCTCTCACATGTGACCTACGTCCTCTAAAGTCCACTGACTTCATAGTGACATACGCACCCAAACAGCACAATGTCTACCATGTAGCACAGCTTGAGTGTTTCACTCTCTACAAG ATTTTGCAGGATTATCAGCAAACAGAAGACAGAACTCTATGCCCTCCCTGGTGTCTCACAGTTAGGGTTACTGCTCACTCATTTCAGCCTGGAAATGAACACTTCATCCCTTGCTTTTCTCTGCAGCCATCCCTTGTG ATGTTTCCAGCTTTGAATCTGGTCTCCTACAGGAGTGTTCTGCTGCAGAACACAGGAAACCTTCCTCTTATCTTTAACTTGACTACAAAGGACTTTCCTGGTGTATCTGTATTGCCCCCTAGTGGCTTGGTATCACCAGGCAGCCACCAGATCCTCATTCTCCGATCTACTCCTGCTGAAGACAACCCTAGCTCTGTACCTCTGACCCTGCAGCTCAATGCCAGTCCCAAACACTCACAG gaGCTAAGCATGGTGTGTGTGGCGGAGAGGCCACGCATTACTTTGGATGGTGATGGAAGCTTGTTTTTCAGGCCCACAGCACTAGGCTCCTGCTCCAAGGCATCTCTGAGCATCAAGAACTTTAGCAGAGTAGCATTGCACTTTCACTGGAGGATCTGTGAATCAGATCGTAGAGTTCTCTCTGTACAACCACATGCAGGTGTGCTGCAGCCCAATGAATCCCAG GTCCAGACATGGTCCTTCACTCCAGTGGAGGAGATAACGTACAATATGAAGCCTAGTCTAATTTTCTGGCCCATTCAGAACCCAGAGTATAAAAGGTCCAGACTCTCTCTTAAAGTTGTGGGATTGTCTACCAAAGGTTCCATACAG GCTGGACACTCATTTCTGGATCTGGGTGAAGTATTGGTTGGCAGTTGTAAGTCATTTGAGGTTCCTCTCCTGAACCCTAGTCCATGTGCTGTTAGCTTTTCTTTGTCTGTGCAGCAAAACATCAGTGCTCCAGACATTCCTGAGGGCTCACTCGAAGACCCGCTCG ctcTGCACTTGGAACGTGTGACGGGAACAATTCCAGCTCAGTGTCAGCTGCTAATTCGCTCCACAGTGAGACCGATTCGCAGAGGCCGATATCGCTGGACCATCTGTTATAAAATCCTTAATGCTTCTG GGTTGGTGGCAGGGGATTCTTGTTCTCTGTGTCAGGTTGAAGCAGAAGGAGTTTATCCCACTCTGGAGGTGACAGATGCCCGTAGCAGTGGCAGCATGGAGGGTTTAAGTAAGCTGTATCTCTGGAAGCTCTTCTGTCTTCACGATCTTAATACTTACTTGCTCAGTGAGCCAGGTCCAGCTGAGCTTACCTACAGAGTGCCCACTAGACACAG TTTCCGTCGCTGTCCACCTGTCTTAACTTCAGCCATGTTGGATTTTAACTTCAGCGCTGCTCCTCTGGGTGCCGACCCCTCCAACGTCCTGCTCATGTTTGAGAATACTGGGAATATCCTTGTAGAGTG gacaTTTCTGTTCCCGGAGGATCAACAGATTGAGCTGGAGTGCTGGGCTGAGAGTGCAGAGTTAAGCCCCACTGAGCTTCTTCAGATGAAGGTGCAGGACAGCAGGATGTTCTCAGTGTCTCCACGCTCTGGCAAACTGCAACCTGGCCAGCATAGAGCAGTGCAGTTCACATATAG GCATGACTTCACTGGGACATATCGGCTTCCTGTCCTACTGAAGCTCTCTCATGGCAGAGAGATTCTG CTGAATTTTATTGGTGTAACTGTGGAAAAGGACAGGCCCTACCTTCACTTTCCCTCTACTCGACATGTTTTTGCTCCCGTGGCTATCGGAGGGTTTAATCCCCCAAAACAG gtGTATGAGTTGTATAATGGAGGAGCTCAGCTACTTAGTTATCGTGTGGACACTCTGCCGCTGCAGGAACTACAGGAGGAGAACTTTAACCATCCTGTCCTGCAGTGTCTGAACCCAGATGGAAATGTGCAGCCTGGATGCACAGCCACACTGGAGTGGATATTCTCTCCTCTGGAGGCTAAAACATACAGT GTGGACATCCTTATTTATGTGCTGGCGGGAGACACTGTGCTGGTGACATTTGAAGGCTGTGGCTTTGACAAGAGAGACTCTGTTCCCCTTCATCTTCATGATGGACGTCTTACTGTACCTTGCACTCAGAAATTGCCTTTACCCGGACAG ATGGTGTTCCTTTCAGAGGAGAGAGTGTCTTTTGGTGACATTCCAGTCAGCTCTCGGAGCACACGTATCCTGTTTCTGACCAATAGCTCTCACACTGACCGAGTTCTCTACTCATGGAAACTGAGAGATCAAGATGTCAAACAG GCAGTGCAGATTCATCCAGTTAGTGGATCTCTCTGTGCAGAGGAGAGTGTTTGCTGCATCCTCACTATTTCCACCTCAAGCAGCCCCACATTCTACCAGCAAGATCTCATCTGTGAA ATCACAAAAGAGGCAGATTTCGCTTGTTACCAGAGAGACCTTCAGCAATGGGAGgaggacaaagagagaaaaaaacatgagtTCACCATAACGGAGAAAGACCTGATACAGAAAAAACCTCAAGATAAAACAACTCAG GGAGGAAAAGCAGCCCAACTGAAAAACTCCACTAAAACTCGGAAATTCAAG GCGCTGCCACCCATCCGCAGTAACAGCGATACAGTCAAGGCAGAAAAGAAAGCTCAGGAGGAAATAGGGCTGAGACGACCAGAGCCACCTCACCCAACACTGCTTCACCTGGGAGTCACTGCACGCTCACACTCCCTGCTAGAGTACCAGGCACAATTCTCATCTCAGTTCAGCAAGCATCACGTCTACAG ATCTGTGTCGTCAAAACTTCCTCAGTCTGGATCAACTGAGAGTAATCTCTTTACATCAACCATGCCTCCTCTCACCCATGGCCCAGAGAGAGACCTTCTCATACACACCCTCACATCTGTGCTCAG AAGTCTCTTGGATGATCCTGCGTTCCACCAGGAATTGCAGAACACCTTGAATGATCCAGTGCCCTATTTCACCCAGCTTCGACCTGCTTCCCCAAGTCTGCCCACAACTTCCACTGAGACACCACATGCAAATTACTCAGTCTGTTTAACTGACTCTAAACCAGACACTGTggcacattctcacacacagtctgaggGTGAGTGTGAGCCGCAGTCATGTCAGGAGCTGAACCCTAAGCTCAGGGAACAGGTGCAGAAATCCATTCGTAG GAGTCCAGAGTTCGGTGACCTGATGGAGGAGATTCTGCTCAACACTCTGCAAAACCTAATGACAGAGGCTTTCCTGGGGGAGCTGGTTCTGACGGCCCGACCACGCAGCATCGCCTTGCCGCCATGCTCAGCCAG GAGAAACTCTGGGAGACAATCCAGTGGGCAtctggtgtgtgagagtggaaCGGATCCACATCACACCCTGGGGAACAATCCATAG
- the cfap65 gene encoding cilia- and flagella-associated protein 65 isoform X2: MGFRTDMACMESWSNRSDSSTCCIVEKSMEKMVSGQQRFKGSPRKSSRHSCFLGVETLPEMVWEGWELGKEYTKALNLKNVNEKLQKLRFRPPESKVFTTLFPQTITISPGMSFSLPITFHSLHECEYSDSIEFQCKEGTFKVNLRAVMLHHSLELPDSVQLPLCAVHHSTNTSFLFCNASKLQTCFQWVVEPPFHLSPASGVLEPGQQRRVSVTFKPQQALVYQREATCTFGKEGENTCTMLLKGLAKYPYLQIKSLGQEEGGRLLQFGSVAIGSCLEKHFEIYNPSSVLTSFSLTHVKRPALMESVFQCDVQEGQVSPCSVLKVSVRFTPLTVDSTSVDYFRLSCPGGNSTDVLEVTGSCIGPVVTLSSSVVDFGCVEEGEEAMHIIHIINSSTVQAYYQFDLDPSNHSVFTLDQPIGTLPAKESILLRLSFRPHHPIAYHKRAVCLILHREPLLLDLIGTCHSEQLKPAILQPRHLHVYRKNLLRGLTCYPPDILSAMLAEHKLQQDESGALLFQKDSSEDTALSRPPLSLGTMMEEYFHMNLTDKTREHPDVNGNPECFPLAHVTVEPSELLFYSGPSSQSVTLTNHTKGELSLLWTPVPDSPFSITPLTCDLRPLKSTDFIVTYAPKQHNVYHVAQLECFTLYKDYQQTEDRTLCPPWCLTVRVTAHSFQPGNEHFIPCFSLQPSLVMFPALNLVSYRSVLLQNTGNLPLIFNLTTKDFPGVSVLPPSGLVSPGSHQILILRSTPAEDNPSSVPLTLQLNASPKHSQELSMVCVAERPRITLDGDGSLFFRPTALGSCSKASLSIKNFSRVALHFHWRICESDRRVLSVQPHAGVLQPNESQVQTWSFTPVEEITYNMKPSLIFWPIQNPEYKRSRLSLKVVGLSTKGSIQAGHSFLDLGEVLVGSCKSFEVPLLNPSPCAVSFSLSVQQNISAPDIPEGSLEDPLALHLERVTGTIPAQCQLLIRSTVRPIRRGRYRWTICYKILNASGLVAGDSCSLCQVEAEGVYPTLEVTDARSSGSMEGLSKLYLWKLFCLHDLNTYLLSEPGPAELTYRVPTRHSFRRCPPVLTSAMLDFNFSAAPLGADPSNVLLMFENTGNILVEWTFLFPEDQQIELECWAESAELSPTELLQMKVQDSRMFSVSPRSGKLQPGQHRAVQFTYRHDFTGTYRLPVLLKLSHGREILLNFIGVTVEKDRPYLHFPSTRHVFAPVAIGGFNPPKQVYELYNGGAQLLSYRVDTLPLQELQEENFNHPVLQCLNPDGNVQPGCTATLEWIFSPLEAKTYSVDILIYVLAGDTVLVTFEGCGFDKRDSVPLHLHDGRLTVPCTQKLPLPGQMVFLSEERVSFGDIPVSSRSTRILFLTNSSHTDRVLYSWKLRDQDVKQAVQIHPVSGSLCAEESVCCILTISTSSSPTFYQQDLICEITKEADFACYQRDLQQWEEDKERKKHEFTITEKDLIQKKPQDKTTQGGKAAQLKNSTKTRKFKALPPIRSNSDTVKAEKKAQEEIGLRRPEPPHPTLLHLGVTARSHSLLEYQAQFSSQFSKHHVYRCLFRSVSSKLPQSGSTESNLFTSTMPPLTHGPERDLLIHTLTSVLRSLLDDPAFHQELQNTLNDPVPYFTQLRPASPSLPTTSTETPHANYSVCLTDSKPDTVAHSHTQSEGECEPQSCQELNPKLREQVQKSIRRSPEFGDLMEEILLNTLQNLMTEAFLGELVLTARPRSIALPPCSARRNSGRQSSGHLVCESGTDPHHTLGNNP, from the exons ATGGGATTCAGAACAGACATGGCATGCATGGAAAG TTGGAGCAATAGGAGTGACAGTTCTACCTGCTGTATTGTTGAAAAATCTATGGAAAAAATG GTTTCTGGTCAACAACGATTCAAGGGGTCTCCAAGAAAATCATCCAGACACAGCTGTTTCTTAGGAGTGGAGACCTTGCCAGAGATGGTCTGGGAGGGCTGGGAGCTGGGAAAAGAATATACCAAGGCACTTAATCTGAAAAATGTGAATGAAAAACTTCAGAAACTCAGATTTAG ACCTCCAGAGTCCAAAGTCTTTACCACATTATTTCCGCAGACCATCACTATTAGTCCTGGGATGTCCTTTTCTCTGCCAATCACTTTCCATTCTCTTCATGAG TGTGAGTATTCAGACAGTATTGAATTCCAGTGTAAGGAAGGGACATTTAAAGTAAACCTGCGTGCAGTGATGCTACATCATTCATTGGAGCTTCCTGATTCAGTGCAGCTTCCGTTGTGTGCCGTCCATCACAGCACAAACACCAGCTTTCTCTTCTGCAATGCCAG TAAGCTGCAGACCTGTTTCCAGTGGGTGGTGGAGCCACCATTCCATCTCTCCCCAGCGAGTGGGGTTTTGGAGCCAGGACAGCAGCGCAGAGTCTCTGTAACTTTCAAACCACAGCAAGCACTGGTATACCAAAGAGAGGCCACCTGCACATTcgggaaggaaggagaaaacACATGCACAATGTTATTGAAAGGACTGG ccaagtACCCATACCTACAAATCAAGTCTCTTGGCCAGGAAGAAGGTGGTAGACTACTCCAATTTGGCAGTGTAGCAATTGGAAGCTgtttagaaaaacattttgagatCTACAACCCTTCTTCA GTGTTGACTTCCTTCTCTCTGACTCATGTGAAACGGCCGGCTCTTATGGagtctgtgttccagtgtgATGTGCAGGAAGGGCAAGTGTCTCCGTGCTCAGTACTGAAAGTGTCCGTTCGTTTTACTCCACTTACTGTGGACAGCACCAGCGTAGACTACTTCCGCCTCAGCTGCCCTGGGGGAAACAGCACAGATGTGCTTGAAGTCACCGGCTCATGTATAG GTCCAGTAGTTACTTTAAGCTCCTCTGTGGTGGATTTTGGCTGTGtggaagagggagaagaagccATGCATATTATTCATATCATAAACTCTTCTACTGTCCAGGCTTATTACCAATTTGACTTGGACCCTAGCAATCATAGTGTGTTCACACTTGACCAACCTATTGGGACTCTGCCAGCCAAGGAAAGCATCCTTCTGCGTTTAAGTTTCCGCCCCCATCATCCTATCGCCTATCACAAGAGAGCAGTGTGCCTTATACTGCACAGG gaaCCACTTTTGTTGGACTTGATTGGCACCTGTCACTCAGAACAGCTTAAGCCAGCCATCTTACAACCCAGACATCTGCATGTGTACAGAAAAAATCTGCTTCGTGGTCTAACCTGTTACCCTCCAGATATACTCAGTGCCATGCTGGCTGAGCATAAACTGCAACAGGATGAAAGTGGGGCATTATTATTTCAAAAG GACTCATCAGAGGACACCGCTTTGTCCAGGCCTCCTCTATCCCTAGGGACCATGATGGAAGAATATTTCCACATGAACTTGACAGATAAAACAAGAGAACATCCTGATGTGAATGGAAATCCTGAATGTTTCCCCCTGGCCCATGTCACAGTTGAGCCATCTGAACTGCTTTTTTACTCAGGGCCCTCATCTCAATCCGTCACCCTCACCAACCACACCAAAGGCGAACTCAGCCTGCTGTGGACCCCTGTTCCTGACTCACCCTTTTCCATCACCCCTCTCACATGTGACCTACGTCCTCTAAAGTCCACTGACTTCATAGTGACATACGCACCCAAACAGCACAATGTCTACCATGTAGCACAGCTTGAGTGTTTCACTCTCTACAAG GATTATCAGCAAACAGAAGACAGAACTCTATGCCCTCCCTGGTGTCTCACAGTTAGGGTTACTGCTCACTCATTTCAGCCTGGAAATGAACACTTCATCCCTTGCTTTTCTCTGCAGCCATCCCTTGTG ATGTTTCCAGCTTTGAATCTGGTCTCCTACAGGAGTGTTCTGCTGCAGAACACAGGAAACCTTCCTCTTATCTTTAACTTGACTACAAAGGACTTTCCTGGTGTATCTGTATTGCCCCCTAGTGGCTTGGTATCACCAGGCAGCCACCAGATCCTCATTCTCCGATCTACTCCTGCTGAAGACAACCCTAGCTCTGTACCTCTGACCCTGCAGCTCAATGCCAGTCCCAAACACTCACAG gaGCTAAGCATGGTGTGTGTGGCGGAGAGGCCACGCATTACTTTGGATGGTGATGGAAGCTTGTTTTTCAGGCCCACAGCACTAGGCTCCTGCTCCAAGGCATCTCTGAGCATCAAGAACTTTAGCAGAGTAGCATTGCACTTTCACTGGAGGATCTGTGAATCAGATCGTAGAGTTCTCTCTGTACAACCACATGCAGGTGTGCTGCAGCCCAATGAATCCCAG GTCCAGACATGGTCCTTCACTCCAGTGGAGGAGATAACGTACAATATGAAGCCTAGTCTAATTTTCTGGCCCATTCAGAACCCAGAGTATAAAAGGTCCAGACTCTCTCTTAAAGTTGTGGGATTGTCTACCAAAGGTTCCATACAG GCTGGACACTCATTTCTGGATCTGGGTGAAGTATTGGTTGGCAGTTGTAAGTCATTTGAGGTTCCTCTCCTGAACCCTAGTCCATGTGCTGTTAGCTTTTCTTTGTCTGTGCAGCAAAACATCAGTGCTCCAGACATTCCTGAGGGCTCACTCGAAGACCCGCTCG ctcTGCACTTGGAACGTGTGACGGGAACAATTCCAGCTCAGTGTCAGCTGCTAATTCGCTCCACAGTGAGACCGATTCGCAGAGGCCGATATCGCTGGACCATCTGTTATAAAATCCTTAATGCTTCTG GGTTGGTGGCAGGGGATTCTTGTTCTCTGTGTCAGGTTGAAGCAGAAGGAGTTTATCCCACTCTGGAGGTGACAGATGCCCGTAGCAGTGGCAGCATGGAGGGTTTAAGTAAGCTGTATCTCTGGAAGCTCTTCTGTCTTCACGATCTTAATACTTACTTGCTCAGTGAGCCAGGTCCAGCTGAGCTTACCTACAGAGTGCCCACTAGACACAG TTTCCGTCGCTGTCCACCTGTCTTAACTTCAGCCATGTTGGATTTTAACTTCAGCGCTGCTCCTCTGGGTGCCGACCCCTCCAACGTCCTGCTCATGTTTGAGAATACTGGGAATATCCTTGTAGAGTG gacaTTTCTGTTCCCGGAGGATCAACAGATTGAGCTGGAGTGCTGGGCTGAGAGTGCAGAGTTAAGCCCCACTGAGCTTCTTCAGATGAAGGTGCAGGACAGCAGGATGTTCTCAGTGTCTCCACGCTCTGGCAAACTGCAACCTGGCCAGCATAGAGCAGTGCAGTTCACATATAG GCATGACTTCACTGGGACATATCGGCTTCCTGTCCTACTGAAGCTCTCTCATGGCAGAGAGATTCTG CTGAATTTTATTGGTGTAACTGTGGAAAAGGACAGGCCCTACCTTCACTTTCCCTCTACTCGACATGTTTTTGCTCCCGTGGCTATCGGAGGGTTTAATCCCCCAAAACAG gtGTATGAGTTGTATAATGGAGGAGCTCAGCTACTTAGTTATCGTGTGGACACTCTGCCGCTGCAGGAACTACAGGAGGAGAACTTTAACCATCCTGTCCTGCAGTGTCTGAACCCAGATGGAAATGTGCAGCCTGGATGCACAGCCACACTGGAGTGGATATTCTCTCCTCTGGAGGCTAAAACATACAGT GTGGACATCCTTATTTATGTGCTGGCGGGAGACACTGTGCTGGTGACATTTGAAGGCTGTGGCTTTGACAAGAGAGACTCTGTTCCCCTTCATCTTCATGATGGACGTCTTACTGTACCTTGCACTCAGAAATTGCCTTTACCCGGACAG ATGGTGTTCCTTTCAGAGGAGAGAGTGTCTTTTGGTGACATTCCAGTCAGCTCTCGGAGCACACGTATCCTGTTTCTGACCAATAGCTCTCACACTGACCGAGTTCTCTACTCATGGAAACTGAGAGATCAAGATGTCAAACAG GCAGTGCAGATTCATCCAGTTAGTGGATCTCTCTGTGCAGAGGAGAGTGTTTGCTGCATCCTCACTATTTCCACCTCAAGCAGCCCCACATTCTACCAGCAAGATCTCATCTGTGAA ATCACAAAAGAGGCAGATTTCGCTTGTTACCAGAGAGACCTTCAGCAATGGGAGgaggacaaagagagaaaaaaacatgagtTCACCATAACGGAGAAAGACCTGATACAGAAAAAACCTCAAGATAAAACAACTCAG GGAGGAAAAGCAGCCCAACTGAAAAACTCCACTAAAACTCGGAAATTCAAG GCGCTGCCACCCATCCGCAGTAACAGCGATACAGTCAAGGCAGAAAAGAAAGCTCAGGAGGAAATAGGGCTGAGACGACCAGAGCCACCTCACCCAACACTGCTTCACCTGGGAGTCACTGCACGCTCACACTCCCTGCTAGAGTACCAGGCACAATTCTCATCTCAGTTCAGCAAGCATCACGTCTACAG GTGTCTCTTCAGATCTGTGTCGTCAAAACTTCCTCAGTCTGGATCAACTGAGAGTAATCTCTTTACATCAACCATGCCTCCTCTCACCCATGGCCCAGAGAGAGACCTTCTCATACACACCCTCACATCTGTGCTCAG AAGTCTCTTGGATGATCCTGCGTTCCACCAGGAATTGCAGAACACCTTGAATGATCCAGTGCCCTATTTCACCCAGCTTCGACCTGCTTCCCCAAGTCTGCCCACAACTTCCACTGAGACACCACATGCAAATTACTCAGTCTGTTTAACTGACTCTAAACCAGACACTGTggcacattctcacacacagtctgaggGTGAGTGTGAGCCGCAGTCATGTCAGGAGCTGAACCCTAAGCTCAGGGAACAGGTGCAGAAATCCATTCGTAG GAGTCCAGAGTTCGGTGACCTGATGGAGGAGATTCTGCTCAACACTCTGCAAAACCTAATGACAGAGGCTTTCCTGGGGGAGCTGGTTCTGACGGCCCGACCACGCAGCATCGCCTTGCCGCCATGCTCAGCCAG GAGAAACTCTGGGAGACAATCCAGTGGGCAtctggtgtgtgagagtggaaCGGATCCACATCACACCCTGGGGAACAATCCATAG